The proteins below come from a single Chryseobacterium bernardetii genomic window:
- a CDS encoding DUF4760 domain-containing protein — MNTLFNKRYHIRLVWLIIICLALTFCAVFFVFRYMAGWEPAPSLDYTTKVTLAILAFLTLIYHIHNLENQIKTQDASNRQSKTKYTHEICSDFRRPLMMEINEDLRRLLIDQKDKLESQNIKEFVKFIDDPDNRKYRQALAISLNYFESISAMVLAGDLDNDIVKRLFCKLFGRYYIRLKHYISYRQEEAPKSWVSFETLAKKWLNDEKL; from the coding sequence ATGAATACTTTATTTAATAAGAGATACCATATTCGATTGGTATGGTTAATAATTATCTGTTTAGCGCTTACTTTTTGTGCCGTATTTTTTGTATTTAGATATATGGCTGGTTGGGAGCCTGCACCTTCTCTTGATTATACAACTAAAGTCACTTTAGCAATACTTGCATTCTTGACTTTGATTTATCATATACATAATCTTGAGAATCAAATCAAGACTCAGGATGCTAGTAATCGGCAAAGCAAGACAAAGTATACTCATGAAATTTGTTCAGACTTCAGGAGACCATTAATGATGGAAATAAATGAAGATCTAAGAAGATTACTTATTGATCAAAAAGATAAATTAGAAAGCCAAAATATAAAAGAATTTGTAAAATTCATAGACGACCCGGATAATAGGAAATATAGACAAGCATTAGCAATTTCTTTAAATTATTTTGAAAGTATATCGGCAATGGTTCTGGCGGGTGATCTTGATAATGATATAGTAAAAAGATTATTTTGTAAATTATTTGGGCGATACTATATTAGGTTAAAACATTATATTTCATATCGACAAGAAGAGGCCCCTAAATCATGGGTAAGTTTTGAAACCTTAGCAAAAAAATGGTTAAATGACGAAAAATTATAA
- a CDS encoding response regulator transcription factor, whose product MNILLLEDDLILSAELCRFLESNNFTCDKIYDGETFLRQIKNNSYDLYLLDINVPKINGLDVCQTIRSFDKSTPIIIISAYGDISDKKDAFTRLADDYLVKPFQFEELLLRINSLLRRKMPSDTSDQDIIRVDDLIINKTEQKVYRGGNEITLTLKEFQLLVYLAEAQGRTVSKQQITEHVWEHNFNTNTNTVEVYINFLRKKIDKDFKIKLIHTRSGFGYYLSPL is encoded by the coding sequence ATGAATATTCTTTTATTAGAAGACGATCTCATTCTTTCTGCAGAGCTTTGCCGGTTTTTGGAATCCAATAATTTCACCTGTGATAAAATCTATGATGGAGAAACTTTTCTTCGCCAGATTAAAAATAATTCCTACGATCTGTATCTGTTAGATATTAATGTTCCCAAAATAAACGGGTTGGATGTTTGCCAGACCATTCGTTCTTTTGATAAAAGTACTCCCATTATTATCATTTCCGCTTATGGGGATATCTCAGATAAAAAGGATGCTTTTACCCGATTGGCTGATGATTACCTGGTAAAACCTTTCCAGTTTGAAGAACTTCTGTTAAGAATTAATTCTTTATTGAGAAGAAAGATGCCTTCAGATACTTCAGACCAGGACATTATCAGAGTAGATGATCTTATCATCAACAAAACGGAACAAAAAGTGTATCGTGGAGGAAATGAAATAACCCTTACTTTAAAAGAATTCCAATTATTGGTTTATCTGGCAGAAGCGCAGGGCAGAACTGTTTCCAAACAGCAGATCACTGAGCATGTATGGGAGCATAATTTTAATACCAATACCAATACGGTAGAGGTTTACATCAATTTTTTAAGAAAGAAGATCGATAAAGATTTTAAAATAAAACTTATCCATACCCGCTCAGGTTTCGGATACTATCTAAGTCCATTGTAA
- a CDS encoding ISAon1 family transposase N-terminal region protein has translation MLSDHDLLKLLLPEFLVEHFDILKAETHDAELHIYFEERNSIPHEFKERRFESKGFLPEIIVDDYPLRGKIVKLHVKRRRWTDKSSGEILQRDWQLVAKGTRMTKDLAGFLKKISRH, from the coding sequence ATGTTAAGCGATCACGACCTTCTTAAATTATTACTTCCGGAATTTTTAGTAGAGCACTTTGATATCCTCAAAGCAGAAACTCATGATGCAGAACTTCATATTTATTTCGAAGAAAGAAACAGTATTCCCCATGAATTTAAAGAAAGGAGATTTGAATCCAAGGGCTTTTTACCTGAAATCATTGTAGATGATTATCCATTACGGGGTAAAATCGTAAAGCTCCATGTGAAAAGAAGAAGATGGACAGATAAATCCTCCGGTGAGATCCTTCAGAGAGACTGGCAGCTTGTAGCGAAAGGCACACGGATGACAAAGGATTTGGCAGGCTTCTTAAAAAAAATTAGCCGACACTAA
- a CDS encoding site-specific integrase, which translates to MKNFEVKIYIPSNREDRWYVYIYDNSVQKIVHKTYKGINTEPDLFKRELICEGFKKTLELELKNGWTPIKVKNKAKPLPQPYKNDLTIVEAYEKAFKFLSASKREEKTKSDYKTHKKFFLKAVEALNWNKNLFSELDQYHFNMIIEKMCELRKCSDVYFNKHLNLCKSFNTILVDKFIIKESKVKGLSEKDYSTPEKKLLTPEEQTKIIKHFRTICPQFITKLKVLYHLDLRPKEIRLLKVGMIDQEKWYFRLPSEITKNDKEAIVLIPDDLKNDLLKLDLSNPEHFLFGIELQRSRDRSKIFKPSLFPISKNAGNNLWRKEVKVKLKIDSDMYSLKKKNNNDKLSRGWSIEEVKEVNRHSTIEMTKIYATRYSEIVQEKQRDNYGTFD; encoded by the coding sequence ATGAAAAATTTTGAAGTTAAAATTTACATACCATCTAACCGTGAAGATAGATGGTATGTTTACATTTATGATAATTCTGTCCAAAAAATAGTTCATAAAACTTATAAGGGGATTAATACTGAACCTGATCTTTTCAAAAGAGAATTGATTTGTGAGGGCTTTAAAAAGACTTTAGAACTTGAGCTCAAAAATGGCTGGACTCCTATAAAAGTAAAAAATAAAGCAAAACCACTTCCTCAACCTTACAAAAATGATCTAACAATTGTAGAAGCTTATGAAAAGGCTTTTAAATTTCTTTCTGCTTCTAAACGTGAAGAAAAAACTAAAAGCGATTATAAAACACATAAAAAGTTTTTTCTTAAAGCTGTGGAAGCTCTAAATTGGAACAAAAATCTTTTCTCAGAATTGGACCAGTATCATTTTAATATGATAATTGAAAAAATGTGCGAATTAAGGAAATGTTCAGATGTATACTTCAATAAACATTTGAATCTTTGTAAGTCCTTTAATACAATTCTTGTTGATAAATTCATCATCAAGGAAAGTAAAGTAAAAGGATTATCTGAAAAAGACTACTCGACACCTGAAAAGAAATTATTAACACCTGAAGAACAGACCAAGATAATCAAACATTTCCGCACTATCTGTCCACAATTTATAACTAAATTAAAAGTTCTTTATCACCTGGATTTAAGACCAAAAGAAATCCGACTTTTGAAAGTTGGCATGATCGATCAGGAAAAATGGTATTTTAGACTTCCGAGTGAAATTACAAAAAATGACAAGGAAGCTATTGTTTTAATTCCTGATGATCTTAAAAATGATTTACTAAAATTGGATTTATCCAATCCGGAACATTTTTTATTTGGTATTGAATTACAAAGATCAAGGGATAGAAGTAAAATATTTAAACCTTCACTATTTCCGATTTCTAAAAATGCAGGAAATAATTTATGGAGAAAAGAAGTCAAAGTGAAGTTGAAAATAGATTCTGATATGTATTCTTTAAAAAAGAAAAATAACAACGATAAGTTATCAAGAGGTTGGAGCATCGAAGAGGTTAAAGAAGTAAACCGACACTCAACTATAGAAATGACAAAGATTTATGCTACAAGATATAGTGAAATTGTACAGGAAAAGCAACGTGATAATTACGGAACATTTGATTAA
- the rpsU gene encoding 30S ribosomal protein S21, translated as MLIIPVKDGESIDRALKKYKRKFDKTGTVRQLRARQQFIKPSVTLRQARLKAAYKQRALSKEEQA; from the coding sequence ATGTTAATAATTCCAGTAAAAGATGGTGAATCCATCGATAGAGCGTTAAAAAAATACAAAAGAAAATTTGATAAAACTGGTACAGTTCGTCAATTAAGAGCTAGACAACAGTTTATTAAGCCTTCTGTAACGTTAAGACAAGCTAGACTAAAAGCGGCTTACAAACAAAGAGCACTTAGCAAGGAAGAGCAGGCTTAA
- a CDS encoding acyltransferase family protein: MKKNNFNFLRLLFSTLVIFSHSFDLTGGEDFLFAITKTTSFGAIAVAFFFVLSGYLIFQSLENSKSLFDYFWKRSLRLFPALFVMLCFSMVIIAFLNYKVLFHKDFWLYLPNNLSLYRVQYNVYGIFKNNPYPNAVNGSLWSLAYEFTMYILISFLFFVKTSISKRNILIIAFIVSVLCTALNPNFLSIFYKSIHLEPALFYKLSALFFGGALMNYVKIKFNIKFFILLLGILSISFYYEVFHITSSFIFPILIIPLGNSYFKHFQLPEKLGDISYGVYIYAFFIQQVFMNFFNLTPILLFILSTIVTYILSYFSWHLVEKQTKRYKSII; encoded by the coding sequence ATGAAAAAAAATAATTTTAACTTCCTTCGATTACTGTTCTCAACTCTTGTGATATTCTCTCATTCATTTGACCTTACTGGTGGAGAAGATTTCCTTTTTGCTATTACTAAAACAACATCATTTGGAGCCATTGCAGTGGCATTCTTTTTTGTTTTAAGTGGTTACTTAATTTTTCAAAGTTTAGAAAATTCCAAATCGCTCTTCGATTATTTTTGGAAAAGATCATTACGGCTTTTTCCTGCTCTCTTTGTTATGCTTTGTTTTTCAATGGTTATTATTGCATTTTTAAATTATAAAGTGTTATTTCATAAAGACTTTTGGCTATATCTTCCAAATAATCTAAGCTTATATAGGGTTCAGTATAATGTATATGGTATTTTCAAAAATAACCCATATCCCAATGCTGTAAATGGCAGCTTATGGTCTCTTGCTTATGAATTCACTATGTATATTCTCATAAGTTTTTTGTTTTTTGTTAAAACATCAATAAGTAAGCGTAATATCTTAATAATTGCTTTTATAGTAAGCGTTTTATGTACTGCTTTAAATCCTAACTTTCTTTCAATATTTTACAAATCAATTCATCTTGAACCAGCTTTGTTTTACAAATTATCAGCCTTGTTTTTTGGTGGCGCATTAATGAATTATGTAAAAATTAAGTTTAATATTAAATTTTTCATTTTATTATTAGGCATCTTATCTATAAGCTTCTATTATGAAGTATTCCATATAACTTCATCTTTTATATTCCCTATTTTAATAATTCCTTTAGGCAATTCATACTTTAAACATTTTCAACTTCCAGAAAAACTTGGAGATATATCTTATGGCGTATATATCTATGCTTTTTTTATTCAACAGGTGTTTATGAATTTTTTTAATTTGACACCCATTTTATTATTTATTCTATCTACTATTGTAACATATATTCTATCTTATTTTTCGTGGCATCTTGTTGAAAAGCAAACGAAAAGATATAAATCAATTATTTAG
- a CDS encoding ISAon1 family transposase, with product MKGKTFQRQYKNNLSEYHSWEQKPHAEDWIIYPENVSASLSLDEVALSDGELYTVLTSKKAKGRKGSIVAMIKGTQSDFVITHLLKISRKLRMKVNEITLDMAGSMKRIAQRCFPDAVQVIDRFHVQKLSIEALQEIRIRHRWEAIEMENNPFNSHSAETEVFANGDTRKQLLARSRYLLYKSREKWTLSQKQRASILFTQYPDLEQAYELTDGLRKIYNQNISKSVAMTKLAHWFRNVEEAEFKSFSTLRKTIMNHYRNILNYFDQRSTNAAAESFNAKIKNFRMQLRGVKDRTFFIFRLAKLFA from the coding sequence ATCAAAGGCAAGACCTTCCAGAGGCAATACAAGAATAATCTCAGCGAATATCATAGCTGGGAACAAAAACCGCACGCAGAGGACTGGATCATTTACCCTGAAAATGTCTCAGCCTCCTTATCTTTAGACGAAGTAGCATTATCTGATGGAGAACTTTATACCGTTCTTACCTCCAAAAAAGCAAAAGGGAGAAAAGGAAGTATTGTTGCTATGATAAAAGGTACCCAAAGTGATTTTGTCATCACACATCTTTTGAAGATCAGCAGAAAACTTCGGATGAAGGTAAACGAAATTACATTGGATATGGCGGGTTCCATGAAACGTATTGCCCAACGCTGCTTTCCTGATGCAGTACAGGTTATTGATCGTTTTCATGTTCAGAAGCTGTCCATAGAGGCCCTTCAGGAGATCAGGATCAGGCATCGCTGGGAGGCTATTGAAATGGAAAACAATCCTTTTAACAGTCACTCAGCTGAAACAGAAGTTTTTGCAAACGGAGATACCCGGAAACAGCTCCTGGCAAGAAGCAGGTATTTACTATATAAAAGCCGTGAGAAATGGACTCTGTCCCAGAAACAAAGAGCTTCGATCCTTTTTACCCAGTATCCTGATCTGGAACAGGCATATGAATTGACTGATGGACTTAGAAAAATTTATAACCAGAATATTTCGAAATCTGTAGCCATGACTAAACTGGCCCATTGGTTTAGAAATGTGGAAGAAGCAGAGTTTAAATCTTTTTCTACCTTAAGAAAAACAATAATGAATCATTATAGAAATATTCTCAACTATTTTGATCAAAGAAGCACCAATGCTGCTGCTGAATCTTTCAATGCGAAAATAAAAAACTTCAGAATGCAGCTCAGAGGAGTAAAAGACAGAACCTTTTTTATCTTCAGATTAGCTAAACTTTTTGCCTAG
- a CDS encoding HPF/RaiA family ribosome-associated protein translates to MKITVQSIGLTPHEPLESHIDKKVSKLDTFYDKIQECKVFLKVENNADKANKTAEIILAVPGDDIVVKKTSTSFEESLDLCVDTAKKLLIKKKEMA, encoded by the coding sequence ATGAAGATCACAGTACAATCAATTGGTTTAACTCCACACGAACCACTAGAATCACACATCGACAAAAAAGTAAGCAAGCTAGATACATTCTATGATAAAATCCAGGAGTGTAAAGTATTTCTTAAAGTAGAAAATAATGCTGATAAAGCTAACAAAACAGCTGAGATTATTTTAGCGGTTCCGGGAGATGATATTGTAGTAAAAAAGACAAGTACAAGTTTTGAGGAAAGTCTGGACCTTTGCGTTGATACTGCTAAAAAGCTATTAATCAAGAAAAAAGAAATGGCATAG
- a CDS encoding phage holin family protein, with product MILEFIKEDYSAIIMKLIVVGILWSAVLISMIIDFYFGIRKAKQIGEMRTSEGYKRSVAKFNHYFGMLLYAFIFDAIVPITYFFEFPISAVPIVSLLAAVVLVFTEAKSVQEKAENKLRRKTNASMLQVLEILEKREDVLHDLLANYKKQNENENSNTNNDSNTSDGVQE from the coding sequence ATGATATTAGAATTTATAAAAGAGGATTACAGTGCAATTATTATGAAGTTAATAGTTGTCGGAATATTATGGAGCGCAGTTTTGATCTCAATGATAATTGATTTTTATTTTGGGATTAGAAAAGCAAAACAAATTGGGGAAATGCGGACTTCTGAAGGATATAAAAGAAGTGTTGCAAAGTTTAATCATTATTTCGGGATGCTACTTTATGCATTCATTTTTGATGCTATTGTGCCAATAACCTATTTTTTTGAGTTCCCTATTTCGGCAGTACCGATTGTATCATTATTGGCTGCAGTCGTATTGGTATTCACAGAGGCGAAATCAGTTCAGGAAAAAGCAGAAAACAAGCTCAGAAGAAAAACTAATGCTTCCATGCTCCAGGTACTTGAAATTCTCGAAAAGCGTGAAGACGTGCTTCATGACTTATTAGCAAACTACAAAAAGCAAAACGAAAATGAGAACAGCAATACTAATAATGATAGCAATACTTCTGACGGGGTGCAGGAGTAA
- a CDS encoding N-acetylmuramidase family protein: MKTLTEQDYIDAAKELGCEVAAIKAVSEVEAPKGGFQADGRPTILFERHKFHEFTKGKYSKEFPDISNPRPGGYTNDEHARLDKAAKLDRNAALKSASWGKFQIMGFNHNLVGFPVLQDFINAMYKSEGEQLKAFVKFIKANKLDDELRDKRWADFARIYNGRNYHINAYDKKMAAAYKKYLK, translated from the coding sequence ATGAAAACACTAACAGAACAAGATTATATAGATGCCGCCAAAGAACTTGGATGTGAAGTTGCAGCAATTAAAGCCGTGAGCGAAGTTGAAGCTCCAAAAGGCGGTTTTCAGGCTGATGGTAGACCGACTATCTTATTTGAACGCCATAAGTTTCATGAATTTACTAAAGGAAAATACAGTAAAGAATTTCCGGACATTTCAAATCCACGCCCTGGAGGATATACAAATGACGAACATGCTAGACTAGATAAAGCAGCAAAATTAGATCGAAATGCAGCCTTAAAATCTGCTTCATGGGGGAAATTCCAGATTATGGGTTTTAATCATAATTTGGTTGGCTTTCCGGTCTTGCAAGATTTTATCAATGCGATGTACAAAAGCGAAGGTGAGCAACTTAAAGCATTTGTAAAGTTCATTAAAGCCAATAAGCTAGATGATGAACTAAGAGATAAAAGATGGGCCGATTTTGCCCGCATTTACAATGGTAGAAATTATCACATAAATGCTTATGATAAGAAAATGGCAGCAGCTTATAAAAAGTATTTAAAATAA
- a CDS encoding tyrosine-type recombinase/integrase, giving the protein MLDKFIEYLQFEKRYSPHTITSYKKDLDDFSHFYLRTESSGDISKADKKIIRNFIVDLSENNISKRSINRKLSSLRSFYLFLLKIGEITVSPAEGISSLKFYAEKQIPMSKEEMADLNDRIFDQECDILEKCIMEVLYQTGMRKAELCGLIFENVDIIGNELKVIGKGNKERVVPISEELSGLLKSYLQIRNPQTEYKSYFFVNKKGKKLNEKFVYVVVNKYLSLITTKEKRSPHILRHSFATHVLDNGAEISKVKKILGHSSLASTQVYTNANIEQLKKVFNQAHPRASKKEEL; this is encoded by the coding sequence ATGCTGGATAAATTTATAGAATACTTACAATTCGAAAAGAGGTACTCGCCTCATACCATTACAAGCTACAAAAAAGACCTTGATGACTTTTCCCATTTCTATCTCCGGACAGAATCTTCTGGGGATATTTCTAAAGCAGATAAAAAGATTATCAGAAACTTTATTGTTGACTTAAGTGAAAACAATATTTCCAAAAGAAGCATCAATAGAAAATTATCTTCACTCAGAAGTTTTTATCTTTTCCTCTTAAAAATAGGTGAAATTACGGTTTCTCCTGCTGAAGGAATTTCTTCCCTGAAATTTTATGCAGAAAAGCAGATTCCTATGTCTAAAGAGGAAATGGCGGATCTTAATGACCGGATCTTTGACCAGGAGTGTGATATTCTGGAAAAATGTATTATGGAAGTGCTCTACCAGACCGGTATGAGAAAAGCAGAACTTTGTGGCCTGATATTTGAGAATGTTGATATAATAGGAAATGAATTGAAAGTAATAGGAAAAGGGAATAAAGAAAGGGTTGTACCTATTTCTGAAGAGCTGTCCGGGCTTCTTAAAAGTTATCTGCAAATAAGAAATCCACAGACAGAATATAAATCATATTTTTTTGTCAATAAGAAAGGGAAAAAACTCAACGAAAAATTTGTTTATGTGGTAGTTAATAAGTACCTTAGTCTTATAACAACAAAGGAAAAAAGAAGTCCTCATATCCTTCGTCATAGCTTTGCTACTCACGTTTTGGACAATGGGGCGGAGATCTCCAAAGTAAAAAAAATATTAGGGCATTCCAGTCTTGCCAGTACTCAAGTCTATACGAATGCCAATATTGAACAATTGAAAAAAGTGTTTAATCAAGCTCACCCTCGAGCATCAAAAAAAGAAGAATTATGA
- a CDS encoding glycosyl hydrolase family 28-related protein: MGVNNINAQQVTINVSDPIPPDNIATVDKDSKIGNTYNKTQFDTKWTQKSGEIDVKLNEIQQILETDFQGVLSPTDPSPTEDGSYKPEKSSSDDKPLDPNSAADWGKIYPNAGNLRAKDGYDTLFYKKGSVWKRSESKKPDAPSVTDEFDPNNSTDPISAEVVNNYFFGIISPTLIWSDGTYDGTGNAIPYPGVRRTPKLTIDKPSIKLEGLSKFTVLKFFKDGSYVTQATIDAGTTSYETPVNLTYINQYAIVITGVESTEKVIFQGEPIIKKPSFKKRVNVLDFGAKGDGVTNDTNAFNNAIAYLVAANGGILEVPDTGNYYLANIVIPTISTLMTIEIQGEYHAPFFFGTVPSTSINISQYGTRIKPYNNNLAVISSVSGGFYSIFNGVKLCVSNLKIQCMDNPNSNGINAYNCAQLYIKNVVVTTNVYNPNASEPIADSNGIVTPANNNAAYTKLENVLVTGFNRGIWVHEHTVGDTVIVCSCKHGLYFGASYQASWFNRYASYRNQNGITIAGAHRFKIQQMNIEHAGPSQVDATTSWQLTQYDVNDPSNLGKGSLEYSVVVGDSGFNQADWKKNGGTNIVTTPI; this comes from the coding sequence ATGGGAGTAAACAACATTAATGCACAACAGGTAACGATTAACGTATCGGATCCTATTCCACCAGATAATATAGCGACTGTTGATAAAGATTCAAAAATAGGTAATACGTATAACAAAACTCAGTTTGACACAAAATGGACACAGAAATCAGGAGAAATTGATGTAAAGCTAAATGAAATTCAGCAAATATTAGAAACTGATTTTCAAGGTGTTTTATCTCCAACAGATCCATCACCTACAGAAGATGGATCATATAAGCCTGAAAAATCATCCAGTGATGATAAGCCTCTTGATCCTAATAGTGCGGCTGATTGGGGAAAGATATATCCAAACGCGGGAAATTTACGTGCTAAAGATGGTTATGATACTCTTTTTTATAAGAAGGGTTCAGTTTGGAAAAGGTCAGAATCTAAGAAACCAGATGCACCAAGTGTGACAGATGAATTTGACCCCAATAATAGTACTGACCCTATTTCAGCAGAAGTTGTAAATAATTATTTCTTTGGAATTATTTCACCTACTTTAATATGGAGTGATGGAACTTATGATGGTACTGGCAATGCTATACCATATCCAGGAGTTAGGAGAACGCCTAAGTTAACCATTGATAAACCGAGCATTAAATTAGAAGGATTATCAAAATTCACGGTATTGAAGTTCTTTAAAGATGGATCATATGTCACACAAGCAACAATTGATGCTGGGACAACATCCTATGAAACGCCTGTTAATCTGACTTATATTAATCAATACGCAATAGTAATTACTGGTGTTGAATCAACGGAAAAAGTGATTTTTCAAGGTGAACCAATAATTAAAAAACCAAGTTTCAAGAAACGAGTTAATGTATTAGATTTCGGGGCTAAAGGAGACGGTGTAACTAATGACACTAATGCATTCAATAATGCTATTGCTTATCTTGTAGCGGCAAATGGTGGCATTCTAGAAGTTCCAGACACAGGTAATTATTACTTAGCGAACATAGTTATTCCTACAATTTCTACTTTAATGACAATTGAGATTCAAGGAGAGTATCACGCGCCTTTCTTTTTTGGAACCGTACCGTCAACAAGTATTAATATTTCTCAGTACGGAACTCGGATAAAACCATATAACAATAATCTAGCTGTCATATCATCTGTTTCCGGAGGCTTTTACAGTATTTTCAATGGTGTAAAATTATGTGTTTCAAATTTGAAAATACAATGTATGGATAATCCTAATTCAAATGGTATTAACGCATATAACTGCGCTCAACTCTATATTAAAAATGTAGTTGTAACAACTAATGTCTACAATCCTAATGCTTCTGAGCCTATTGCAGATTCTAATGGTATTGTGACTCCAGCAAATAATAACGCAGCCTATACAAAGTTAGAAAATGTCTTAGTAACGGGATTTAACAGAGGGATATGGGTTCATGAGCATACGGTTGGTGATACAGTTATAGTATGTAGTTGTAAGCACGGGTTATATTTTGGAGCAAGTTACCAAGCCTCATGGTTTAATAGATATGCATCATACAGGAACCAAAACGGAATTACTATAGCGGGTGCGCACCGATTTAAAATCCAACAGATGAATATTGAGCATGCCGGACCTTCGCAGGTTGATGCAACCACTTCGTGGCAATTGACTCAATACGATGTAAATGATCCTAGTAATTTGGGTAAAGGTTCACTAGAGTACTCAGTTGTAGTAGGTGATTCTGGATTTAACCAAGCGGACTGGAAAAAGAATGGAGGTACAAATATAGTAACAACACCAATATAA